In a single window of the Elaeis guineensis isolate ETL-2024a chromosome 8, EG11, whole genome shotgun sequence genome:
- the LOC140851108 gene encoding uncharacterized protein — MAAANSRRSNGSVYSSSAAFRRSISPTGGRCSSVSSSASAFASSSASSFSSRSPSFFHRSSSPTRVNFVGSAPPTSSVRFSIDRSLAFSAPRERHNPQRRPIPAAPAAGQRKTCMCSPTTHPGSFRCNLHKGFAAHGGGARLHHQSVSSPSNRLNARRSAMTNSLVRIGTVEGEWVRRALAALIRPSSHQQRRRAAFQPRPSRLSIMSKADDL; from the coding sequence ATGGCGGCGGCGAATTCGAGAAGATCCAATGGCTCGGTCTACTCCAGCTCCGCCGCCTTCCGGCGGTCGATCTCTCCGACCGGGGGGCGATGCTCCTCTGTGTCCTCCTCTGCCTCCGCCTTCGCCTCCTCTTCCGCCTCCAGCTTCTCTTCCAGGTCTCCCAGCTTCTTCCACCGTTCGTCCTCTCCAACCCGCGTTAACTTCGTCGGATCCGCCCCGCCGACTTCCTCCGTCCGCTTCTCCATCGACCGCTCCCTCGCCTTCTCTGCCCCGCGCGAGCGCCACAACCCCCAGCGGCGGCCGATTCCAGCAGCTCCAGCCGCCGGCCAGAGGAAGACTTGCATGTGCTCGCCAACGACCCATCCCGGCTCCTTCCGCTGCAATCTCCACAAGGGCTTCGCCGCCCACGGCGGCGGTGCCCGCCTCCACCACCAGTCGGTATCCTCGCCGTCGAACCGGCTGAACGCGCGGCGCTCGGCGATGACGAACTCGCTGGTGCGGATTGGTACGGTCGAGGGGGAGTGGGTGAGGAGGGCGCTCGCCGCCCTCATCCGCCCTTCCTCCCACCAGCAGAGGCGGAGGGCCGCCTTCCAGCCCCGGCCCAGCCGCCTCTCCATCATGTCCAAGGCCGACGATCTATGA